The following are encoded together in the Poseidonibacter lekithochrous genome:
- a CDS encoding dehydrogenase: MIIRSKAPLRLGLAGGGTDLNTYCDKFDGYVLNATISLYVHCTIEERFDSKILFESTDINQVLETDSNLKLELDGQMDLYKGIYNRMVKDYIEKPLSFSLTTYSDVPSGSGLGGSSTLVVAIIKAFVEWLNLPLGEYDIARLAFDIEREDIGIIGGAQDQYAATFGGFNFMEFYDKKRVIVNPLRIKNWIIDELEASMVLYFTNITRQASQIEKEKKSLLSDAKSLDAMHEVKKDAVLIKEALLKGEINNFARILGKSWSAKKRVSSSISNNEIDKIYDLAIKNGAYSGKVSGAGGGGFMFFMVNPLKKLKLVRELNKQQGEVINFMFVKDGTKGWKI; the protein is encoded by the coding sequence GTGATAATAAGATCTAAAGCACCTTTAAGACTAGGCCTTGCTGGTGGAGGAACAGATTTAAATACTTATTGTGATAAATTTGATGGATATGTACTTAATGCGACTATATCTTTATATGTACATTGTACTATTGAAGAAAGATTTGATAGTAAAATACTATTCGAATCAACAGATATAAATCAAGTTTTAGAAACAGACTCTAATTTAAAATTAGAATTAGATGGACAAATGGATTTATACAAGGGCATCTATAATCGTATGGTAAAAGATTATATTGAAAAACCATTAAGTTTTAGTTTAACAACATACTCTGATGTACCTAGTGGTAGTGGCCTTGGTGGTAGTTCTACATTAGTAGTTGCAATCATAAAAGCTTTTGTAGAATGGTTAAATCTTCCTCTTGGTGAATACGATATAGCTAGACTTGCTTTTGATATAGAAAGGGAAGATATTGGTATTATTGGTGGTGCTCAGGATCAATATGCTGCCACATTTGGTGGATTCAATTTCATGGAATTTTATGATAAAAAAAGAGTAATTGTAAACCCTCTTAGAATTAAAAATTGGATTATCGATGAACTTGAAGCCTCTATGGTTTTATACTTCACAAATATTACTCGACAAGCAAGTCAAATAGAGAAAGAGAAAAAAAGTCTTTTAAGTGATGCTAAATCATTAGACGCAATGCATGAGGTAAAAAAAGATGCTGTTTTAATTAAAGAGGCTCTTTTAAAAGGAGAAATAAATAATTTCGCAAGAATACTTGGAAAGTCTTGGAGTGCAAAAAAAAGAGTTTCAAGTAGTATATCAAATAATGAGATTGATAAAATATACGATTTAGCCATTAAAAATGGTGCTTACAGTGGGAAAGTCAGTGGTGCAGGAGGAGGTGGATTTATGTTCTTTATGGTGAATCCATTGAAAAAGTTAAAATTAGTACGAGAACTGAATAAACAGCAAGGTGAAGTTATAAATTTTATGTTTGTTAAAGATGGGACAAAAGGTTGGAAAATATGA
- a CDS encoding D-sedoheptulose 7-phosphate isomerase: MENMINEYISSQIKKSIMVKEQLLNNSELMDLILKVSLEAVAVYNNGNKTLIAGNGGSAADAQHIAGEFVSKFYFDRPGIPSLALTTDTSIITAIGNDYGYKKLFARQIQANGVSGDMFIGISTSGNSENLIEALIECKEKGIISVGLTGESGGKMAELCDYCIKVPSVETPRVQETHILIGHIICAIVEESIFGKGFN, translated from the coding sequence TTGGAAAATATGATAAATGAATATATAAGTAGTCAAATAAAAAAATCAATTATGGTAAAGGAACAATTATTAAATAATAGTGAACTAATGGATTTAATTTTAAAAGTGTCATTAGAAGCAGTAGCTGTATATAATAATGGAAATAAGACACTTATTGCAGGTAATGGTGGCAGTGCAGCAGATGCTCAGCATATTGCTGGTGAATTTGTTAGTAAATTTTATTTTGATAGACCAGGGATACCTTCTCTTGCACTTACTACTGATACAAGTATTATTACTGCAATAGGAAATGACTATGGTTATAAGAAACTTTTTGCACGACAAATTCAAGCGAATGGAGTTAGTGGCGATATGTTTATAGGAATATCGACAAGTGGTAATAGCGAAAACTTAATTGAAGCACTAATAGAATGTAAAGAAAAAGGCATTATATCTGTTGGGCTTACTGGCGAAAGTGGTGGTAAAATGGCTGAACTTTGTGACTATTGCATTAAAGTTCCATCTGTAGAAACTCCAAGAGTTCAGGAAACTCATATTTTAATAGGACATATTATATGTGCTATTGTAGAAGAATCAATATTTGGTAAAGGGTTTAATTAA
- a CDS encoding nucleotidyltransferase family protein, which produces MEAIVLAGGLGTRLKSVVSELPKPMAPICDRPFLEYILNYLHKNGIKRVILSVGYKWETIKEYFGYSYENMELIYSIENEPLGTGGAIKKAMDKIKNKIFFIINGDTFFNIDLKNLTLKEDSKLMLSLKKMNNFDRYGCVEHKNGYITEFREKEYYERGDINCGIYLASTDIFDKYNIEYKFSFEEFIQNNFKELRTTSEVFDNYFIDIGIPEDYALAQKEIENYV; this is translated from the coding sequence ATGGAAGCTATAGTACTCGCAGGTGGATTGGGTACAAGACTCAAAAGTGTTGTTTCTGAACTTCCAAAACCCATGGCACCAATATGTGATAGGCCATTTCTAGAATATATTTTAAATTATTTACATAAAAATGGTATTAAAAGAGTTATATTATCTGTAGGCTATAAATGGGAAACTATAAAAGAATATTTTGGATATAGTTATGAAAATATGGAACTTATATATAGTATAGAAAATGAACCTCTTGGAACTGGTGGAGCAATTAAAAAAGCAATGGATAAAATTAAGAATAAAATTTTTTTTATCATAAATGGCGATACTTTTTTTAATATAGATTTGAAAAATTTAACTTTAAAAGAAGATAGTAAACTTATGTTGTCTCTTAAAAAAATGAATAATTTTGATAGGTATGGATGTGTTGAACATAAAAATGGCTATATAACTGAATTTAGAGAAAAAGAATATTATGAAAGAGGAGATATAAATTGTGGAATATATTTAGCTTCTACGGATATATTTGATAAGTACAATATAGAATACAAATTTTCTTTTGAGGAGTTTATTCAAAATAATTTTAAAGAATTAAGAACTACCTCAGAAGTTTTTGATAATTACTTTATTGATATAGGAATACCAGAGGATTATGCACTAGCACAAAAAGAAATAGAGAATTATGTATGA
- the gmhB gene encoding D-glycero-beta-D-manno-heptose 1,7-bisphosphate 7-phosphatase translates to MKKALFLDRDGVINIEKNYLYKISDFEFLDGVFETCRYFQRLGYLIIIITNQAGIARGKYTEKDFKLLTNWMTHKFEIEKVDISKVYYCSHHPDFTGECECRKPKPKMLFDAEKDFDLDLRKSILIGDKNSDIEAGINAGIIHNYLISTGHPIIENNYSVQILSNLRELKDLF, encoded by the coding sequence ATGAAAAAAGCCTTGTTCTTAGATAGGGATGGTGTTATAAATATAGAAAAGAACTATCTTTATAAAATATCAGATTTTGAATTTTTAGATGGTGTATTTGAAACTTGTCGATATTTCCAACGCTTAGGATATTTGATTATAATCATTACAAATCAAGCAGGAATAGCTAGAGGTAAATATACCGAAAAAGATTTTAAATTATTAACCAACTGGATGACTCATAAATTCGAAATAGAAAAAGTTGATATTTCTAAAGTTTATTATTGTTCTCATCATCCAGATTTTACTGGTGAATGTGAATGTCGTAAACCAAAACCGAAGATGTTATTTGATGCTGAAAAAGATTTTGATTTAGATTTAAGAAAATCAATTTTAATAGGAGATAAGAATAGTGATATCGAAGCTGGGATAAATGCCGGAATAATACATAATTATTTAATTTCTACTGGTCATCCTATTATTGAAAATAATTATAGTGTTCAAATATTAAGTAATTTACGTGAGTTAAAGGATTTATTTTGA
- a CDS encoding glycosyltransferase, with product MKKILKSTDYDKIILNYVQWHSLIPKEYLPKTIIFTHDIYYYRYHSFAKSYWKNIIYNNIKKYEIGLLKEYYKILVVADYEKKELSKSIDSSKIEYIGAPQEVKNIDINKSKYTFGFIGANAWQNEEALIYYINNFINFLDDDLVIAGSISNNKNIIDLSSKYKNIKLLGFVDSLDVFYEECKFIIAPILSGSGIKIKVLEALSYGKVVLATEKSLEGINVVNKKEIINIDFMDKLDLKNYIKNITENEYEDISNNAKKFINENFSRDKLFSNILKEN from the coding sequence ATGAAAAAAATATTAAAATCCACAGATTATGATAAAATTATCTTAAACTATGTTCAATGGCATTCTTTAATACCAAAAGAATACTTGCCTAAAACAATTATATTTACTCATGATATATATTATTATAGATATCATAGTTTTGCGAAAAGCTACTGGAAAAATATCATATATAACAATATAAAAAAGTATGAAATCGGACTTTTGAAAGAATATTATAAAATATTAGTAGTTGCTGATTATGAAAAAAAAGAATTAAGTAAATCTATTGACAGTTCAAAAATAGAATACATAGGTGCACCGCAAGAAGTTAAAAATATTGATATTAATAAAAGTAAATATACTTTTGGATTTATTGGCGCTAACGCCTGGCAAAATGAGGAAGCTTTAATTTATTATATTAATAATTTTATTAACTTTTTAGATGATGATTTAGTGATTGCTGGAAGTATATCAAATAACAAAAATATAATAGATTTATCTTCAAAATATAAAAATATAAAATTATTAGGATTTGTTGATAGTTTGGATGTCTTTTATGAAGAATGTAAGTTTATAATTGCTCCTATATTATCGGGAAGTGGTATAAAAATTAAAGTACTTGAAGCACTTTCCTATGGTAAAGTTGTTTTAGCAACAGAAAAATCACTAGAAGGAATAAATGTTGTTAACAAAAAAGAGATAATTAATATTGATTTTATGGATAAACTTGACTTAAAAAATTATATTAAAAATATAACAGAAAATGAATATGAAGACATATCAAATAATGCTAAAAAGTTTATAAATGAAAACTTTTCTAGAGATAAACTTTTTTCAAATATTTTAAAGGAAAATTAA
- a CDS encoding glycosyltransferase produces the protein MKILQVIPNLNTGGAEKFCIDLSNELSKDNEVILCSLFDINESMFLANKINDNVKVVTLGKKLGADWKIFFKIYSLIKKEKPDIIHTHLKALFYSILSIFLFKNLKFFHTIHNIATKENSKIFMNIYNILFNKFGVKPVAISEKVLKTVHDVYGTNHKIKIDNGVLRPMTTDLLDNVKKEIEDLKINQDTKVFLNIARISPQKNQMMLVEVFNKLIEEGNNIILLIIGEDSTVEKEYYNSVKLISKQGITFLGLRNNIADYLYYSDVFCLSSDYEGLPITLLESMSMGCLPICTPVGGIPDVIKTEVNGLLAIDKNKKEFYNIVSLYLRLEESEKRIIKKNTQSKFEEGYDIEMCSSKYYNEYSK, from the coding sequence TTGAAGATATTACAAGTTATACCAAATCTAAATACGGGAGGAGCCGAGAAGTTCTGTATTGATTTATCAAATGAATTATCAAAAGATAATGAAGTGATCCTTTGTTCTTTATTTGATATTAATGAAAGTATGTTTTTAGCAAATAAAATCAATGATAATGTAAAAGTTGTAACTCTTGGAAAAAAACTTGGTGCTGATTGGAAAATTTTTTTTAAAATTTACAGTTTAATTAAAAAAGAAAAGCCTGATATTATCCATACCCATTTAAAAGCTTTATTTTATTCTATTCTTTCAATTTTTTTGTTTAAGAACTTAAAGTTTTTTCATACAATACATAATATTGCGACAAAAGAAAATTCAAAGATTTTTATGAATATATATAATATATTATTTAACAAATTTGGTGTTAAGCCAGTAGCTATTTCGGAAAAAGTATTAAAAACTGTTCATGATGTTTATGGTACAAATCATAAAATAAAAATTGATAATGGCGTATTAAGACCTATGACAACAGATTTATTAGATAATGTAAAAAAAGAAATTGAAGATTTAAAAATAAACCAAGACACAAAAGTATTTTTAAATATAGCAAGAATTTCTCCTCAAAAAAATCAAATGATGTTAGTTGAAGTTTTTAATAAATTGATTGAAGAGGGTAATAATATTATTTTATTAATTATTGGTGAAGATTCAACAGTTGAGAAAGAATATTATAATAGTGTAAAGTTAATCTCAAAACAAGGGATTACTTTCTTAGGATTAAGAAATAATATAGCAGATTATTTGTATTATTCCGATGTTTTTTGTTTATCATCAGATTATGAAGGCTTACCAATTACTCTACTAGAATCAATGTCTATGGGATGTTTACCGATATGTACTCCTGTTGGAGGTATTCCTGATGTTATTAAAACAGAAGTAAATGGATTGTTAGCAATTGATAAAAATAAAAAAGAATTTTATAATATTGTTAGTTTATATCTGAGACTTGAAGAATCAGAAAAAAGAATTATAAAGAAAAATACTCAATCTAAATTTGAAGAAGGTTATGATATAGAAATGTGTTCATCAAAATATTATAATGAGTATTCTAAATGA
- a CDS encoding glycosyltransferase family 1 protein, translating to MNVKKIVIFGKLPPPIGGVTRSIENLFRSLELKKIFVEIISKKNFFKRFDVAHVHYSKSWKRLIGLILGKIIAKKVIFTLHGNKYNNDIYNKINSKIADGVIFLNKNTYNKNHQKFTNSVILTSLFKEGLFIHKEGKKLLIKDSSKVYVLVYAYTKVIQDNKDIYGMDFILNNVDKFDDNYVIVFIDPNSGYKNDIPSNLNGKLIYLNYEVNFLSLLQEVDMYIRPTSTDGNSVAVQEALMLGKKVLASDVVDRGDSVITYKYNNSEDFFNKLKKNCDSKIDYNPNSIDKYLEFLGKL from the coding sequence ATGAATGTAAAAAAAATAGTTATATTTGGTAAATTACCACCACCTATTGGAGGAGTAACAAGAAGCATTGAAAATTTATTTAGATCTTTGGAATTAAAAAAAATATTTGTTGAAATTATCTCTAAAAAAAATTTTTTTAAAAGATTTGATGTTGCACATGTACACTATTCAAAAAGTTGGAAAAGATTAATTGGTTTAATTCTAGGAAAAATTATTGCTAAAAAAGTAATATTTACATTACATGGAAATAAATATAATAATGATATTTATAATAAAATAAATTCAAAAATTGCTGATGGTGTGATATTTTTAAATAAGAATACTTATAATAAAAATCATCAGAAATTTACTAATTCAGTAATATTAACTTCATTATTTAAAGAAGGTTTATTTATCCATAAAGAGGGTAAAAAACTTTTAATAAAAGACTCTTCAAAAGTCTACGTGTTAGTATATGCATATACTAAAGTGATTCAGGATAATAAAGATATTTATGGTATGGATTTTATTTTAAATAATGTTGATAAATTTGATGATAATTACGTTATTGTTTTTATTGATCCAAACTCTGGATATAAAAATGATATTCCATCTAATTTAAATGGTAAATTGATTTATTTAAACTATGAAGTAAATTTTTTATCATTATTACAAGAAGTAGATATGTATATAAGACCTACAAGTACAGATGGTAATTCAGTAGCTGTGCAAGAAGCTCTTATGTTAGGTAAAAAAGTGCTTGCAAGTGATGTAGTAGATAGAGGTGATAGTGTTATAACATATAAATATAATAATTCTGAAGATTTTTTTAATAAACTAAAAAAGAATTGTGATAGTAAGATTGATTATAATCCTAATAGCATTGATAAATATTTAGAATTTTTAGGAAAATTATAA
- a CDS encoding bi-domain-containing oxidoreductase, which translates to MKQLIQSFKTGELGLFDVPSPICQENGALVQTTVSLVSAGTEKMLVDFAKKSMLAKAKDRPDLVKQVIDKMKKEGVKNTLEKVFTKLDTPIPLGYSCAGKVLEIGSKLDGINIGDRVACGGAGYANHSEINYVPKNLMVKIPEGVDDIDASFVTVGAIALQGVRQTEPKLGEKVAVIGLGLLGQLTVQLLKANGCKVIGSDVDLDKMKLALELGADETCHASELIKKANEFSNGYGVDAVIIAASTMSNQPVIDAAEISRMRGRVIFLGMVGMDIPRNEYYKKELDLRLSMAYGPGRYDPEYEEKGNDYPYDLVRFTEQRNFETFLGLIQEGKVTPKKILTHEFDFDDAMDAYDLLEGKVKEKYLGITLNYKKELNLDEHKNVKISDKAISSKNVNVGLIGAGNFTKSVILPNLKKVDGYELVGLCTATGVSAQGNGEKNGFKYITTDSNEIFSNDEINTVFVTTRHNDHANKVIHSIESQKHCFVEKPLCIYEEELEEIKSKYDGKTIVQVGFNRRFAPLIENMKKILGNNPMSINYRVNAGFIPKDVWIQDKEIGGGRIIGEVCHFIDTCSYLTGSNVESVFATSIKKSDKSIPDEDNVSIVLNYKNGSTATITYFAYGDNSMPKESIEAFANGTSLSLNDFRELITYNGKTSKERSSNQDKGFVNEFKAFEKAVKSGTSAISFDSIYNTTKTTFKVLESLRTKNLVSIDA; encoded by the coding sequence ATGAAACAATTAATACAATCTTTTAAAACAGGTGAACTAGGGTTATTTGATGTTCCTTCACCTATATGCCAAGAAAATGGTGCCTTAGTGCAGACTACTGTAAGTTTAGTTAGTGCAGGTACAGAAAAAATGCTAGTTGATTTTGCAAAAAAATCTATGCTAGCAAAAGCAAAAGATAGACCTGATTTAGTAAAACAAGTAATTGATAAGATGAAAAAAGAAGGTGTAAAAAATACTTTGGAAAAAGTATTTACAAAGCTTGATACTCCTATCCCTTTAGGTTATAGTTGTGCTGGAAAAGTTCTAGAGATAGGTTCTAAACTTGATGGTATAAATATAGGTGATAGAGTAGCTTGTGGAGGTGCAGGATATGCAAATCATAGTGAGATAAATTATGTACCTAAAAATCTTATGGTAAAAATACCTGAAGGTGTAGATGATATTGATGCTTCTTTTGTAACTGTAGGTGCTATTGCTTTACAAGGTGTGAGACAAACAGAACCAAAATTGGGTGAAAAAGTAGCGGTTATTGGACTTGGTCTTTTAGGTCAACTTACCGTTCAACTTTTAAAAGCAAATGGTTGTAAGGTTATAGGTAGTGATGTTGACCTTGATAAAATGAAACTAGCTTTAGAACTTGGTGCGGATGAAACTTGTCATGCAAGTGAACTTATCAAAAAAGCAAATGAATTTTCAAATGGTTATGGTGTAGATGCAGTTATCATTGCAGCTTCTACTATGTCAAATCAACCAGTAATAGATGCAGCTGAAATCTCAAGAATGAGAGGCCGAGTTATATTTTTAGGTATGGTAGGTATGGATATACCAAGAAATGAATACTATAAAAAAGAACTTGATTTAAGACTTTCTATGGCTTATGGTCCTGGAAGATATGATCCCGAGTACGAAGAAAAAGGAAATGACTACCCTTATGATTTAGTAAGATTTACTGAGCAAAGAAATTTTGAGACATTTTTAGGACTTATCCAAGAAGGTAAAGTTACTCCTAAAAAGATATTAACACATGAGTTCGATTTTGATGATGCTATGGATGCTTATGATTTACTTGAAGGTAAAGTAAAAGAGAAGTATTTAGGTATAACTCTTAATTATAAAAAAGAGTTGAATTTAGATGAACATAAAAATGTGAAGATAAGTGATAAAGCTATTAGTTCAAAAAATGTAAATGTAGGACTAATAGGTGCAGGGAACTTCACAAAATCTGTAATTTTACCAAACCTTAAAAAAGTAGATGGTTATGAATTAGTAGGATTATGCACTGCAACTGGTGTAAGTGCACAAGGAAATGGTGAAAAAAATGGATTTAAATATATTACAACTGATTCAAATGAAATTTTTTCGAATGATGAAATAAATACAGTTTTTGTAACTACAAGACACAATGACCATGCAAATAAAGTAATTCACTCAATCGAATCACAGAAGCACTGTTTTGTTGAAAAACCACTTTGTATATATGAAGAAGAACTTGAAGAGATAAAATCAAAATATGATGGTAAGACTATCGTTCAAGTTGGATTTAATAGAAGATTTGCACCACTTATAGAAAATATGAAGAAGATTTTAGGAAATAATCCTATGTCTATTAATTATAGAGTCAATGCAGGTTTTATACCAAAAGACGTATGGATTCAAGATAAAGAGATAGGTGGAGGTAGAATCATAGGTGAAGTTTGCCACTTTATAGATACTTGCAGTTATCTTACGGGAAGTAATGTGGAAAGTGTATTTGCTACATCTATCAAAAAATCTGATAAATCAATACCTGATGAAGATAATGTAAGTATTGTATTGAATTATAAAAATGGAAGTACTGCAACTATTACATACTTTGCATATGGGGACAACTCTATGCCAAAAGAAAGTATCGAAGCCTTTGCAAATGGAACATCTCTTAGTTTAAATGATTTTAGAGAACTTATCACATACAATGGAAAAACTTCAAAAGAAAGAAGTTCTAATCAAGATAAAGGTTTTGTAAATGAATTTAAAGCATTTGAAAAAGCTGTTAAATCAGGAACATCTGCAATAAGTTTTGATAGTATTTACAATACAACTAAGACAACATTTAAAGTTTTAGAATCATTAAGAACAAAAAATCTAGTAAGTATAGATGCATAA